The following are encoded together in the Leguminivora glycinivorella isolate SPB_JAAS2020 chromosome 18, LegGlyc_1.1, whole genome shotgun sequence genome:
- the LOC125236102 gene encoding uncharacterized protein LOC125236102, which translates to MQKRYVSSSTADNEGDYGDSRQAQPNIAQETASIAERTLSLLTVADELPILTNSDNRLQDLAEDGDGRLTPFARQVSPRCRYEQPSNIGSDEPAATPSRVQGLTGFIHENYWRQGYCEQCLG; encoded by the exons ATGCAAAAAAGATATGTTTCTAGCAGCA CTGCTGACAATGAAGGAGATTATGGAG ATAGTCGTCAAGCTCAGCCAAACATTGCCCAAGAAACCGCTTCAATAGCAGAAA GAACCCTCTCATTACTGACTGTAGCAGATGAGCTTCCCATCTTGACAAACAGTGACAACAGACTGCAAG ATTTGGCAGAAGACGGCGACGGACGGTTAACTCCCTTTGCACGCCAAGTTAGTCCCCGGTGCCGATATGAACAACCGTCGAATATCGGCAGCGACGAGCCAGCAGCAACGCCATCGAGAGTTCAGGGATTAACAG GATTCATACATGAGAACTATTGGAGGCAGGGATATTGCGAGCAGTGTCTCGGCTAA
- the LOC125235937 gene encoding probable protein phosphatase 2C T23F11.1, with product MMALSAASRIIRVMGQTLSEPVTEKQSTTCQDSRFLIGSSCMQGWRVSMDDSHTHILSLPDDPGAAFFAVYDGHGGANIAEYAGKHLHKFIIARPEYHLGNIEEAMKQGFLDMDQAMLEEDMLQEKVAGSTAVVVLIKDNTLYCANVGDSRAIASVGGAVEMLSYDHKPNNEEELRRITAGGGWVQLNRVNGNLALSRALGDYVFKRNYRLSPRDQIVTAYPDVQVRQLNDDWEFIVIACDGIWEVLSNEDIGNTGAFAVLHLCEFGMCSIFAVVCQTCTCLAPNCATGGLGCDNMTVLLVCLKPFPTTHPHIPPVPTPEQLSSKFMTKMEDLLYVEDDEEDLK from the exons ATGATGGCCCTTTCTGCTGCATCTAGAATTATCAG AGTTATGGGTCAGACCCTCTCGGAGCCGGTGACAGAGAAGCAGTCCACAACATGCCAGGATTCCCGCTTCCTCATTGGCTCGTCATGCATGCAG GGCTGGCGCGTGTCTATGGATGATTCGCATACGCACATACTATCTCTGCCCGACGACCCTGGGGCGGCGTTTTTCGCTGTCTATGATGGACATGGAG GTGCGAACATAGCAGAGTATGCTGGTAAACATCTTCACAAGTTCATCATAGCGCGTCCGGAATACCACTTGGGGAACATCGAAGAGGCGATGAAACAG GGATTCCTTGATATGGACCAGGCTATGTTGGAAGAGGATATGCTTCAAGAAAAAGTGGCTGGCAGCACTGCTGTGGTGGTACTTATAAAAGACAACACTCTGTACTGTGCGAATGTGGGAGACTCCAGGGCTATAGCGAGTGTCGGTGGTGCG GTGGAAATGCTCTCATACGACCACAAACCCAACAACGAGGAGGAGCTCCGCCGCATAACCGCCGGCGGCGGCTGGGTGCAGCTGAACCGAGTGAACGGCAACCTGGCGCTGTCACGCGCGCTCGGCGACTACGTGTTCAAGCGCAACTACAGGCTCTCCCCGCGGGACCAGATCGTCACCG CGTATCCGGATGTTCAAGTGAGGCAGCTGAACGATGACTGGGAGTTCATCGTGATCGCCTGCGACGGTATCTGGGAGGTGTTGTCCAATGAG GATATTGGAAATACCGGCGCGTTCGCTGTGCTGCATTTGTGTGAATTCGGCATGTGTTCGATATTTGCTGTTGTTTGCCAAACGTGTACGTGCCTCGCGCCCAACTGCGCCACCGGCGGCCTCGGCTGCGACAACATGACCGTGCTGCTCGTCTGCCTCAAGCCCTTCCCCACCACCCACCCCCACATACCG CCTGTTCCCA CACCGGAGCAGCTAAGTAGTAAGTTCATGACTAAAATGGAAGACCTACTCTACGTGGAGGACGACGAAGAGGATTTAAAGTGA